A genomic region of Roseateles amylovorans contains the following coding sequences:
- the glxR gene encoding 2-hydroxy-3-oxopropionate reductase: protein MSIKIGFIGLGIMGAPMAVRLAAGGHTLFVHTRSQVRDEIKATGATVCASATEVARQADVIFTMVPDTPDVERVLFGEGGVAAGLSKGKTVVDMSSISPMATKDIAQRIQALGADWLDAPVSGGEVGAKAGTLTIMVGGDQAVFDRIKPLFELMGKNITLVGGAGAGQTCKVANQIIVALNIAAVSEALVFASKAGADPAKVREALMGGFASSRILEVHGERMIKRTFNPGFRIALHQKDLNLALQSAKAMSLALPNTANTAQLMQTAAAQGWDQLDHSALVRAIELMGHHELGDTTS from the coding sequence ATGAGCATCAAGATCGGTTTCATCGGCCTCGGCATCATGGGCGCGCCGATGGCGGTCCGTCTGGCAGCGGGCGGCCACACCCTGTTCGTGCACACCCGCAGCCAGGTGCGCGACGAGATCAAGGCCACCGGCGCCACCGTGTGCGCCAGCGCCACCGAAGTGGCCCGGCAGGCCGATGTGATCTTCACCATGGTCCCGGACACGCCGGACGTGGAGCGGGTGCTGTTCGGCGAGGGCGGTGTGGCCGCCGGGCTGTCCAAGGGCAAGACGGTGGTGGACATGAGCTCGATCTCGCCGATGGCCACCAAGGACATCGCCCAGCGCATCCAGGCCCTGGGTGCGGACTGGCTGGATGCGCCGGTCTCCGGCGGCGAGGTGGGGGCCAAGGCCGGCACGCTGACCATCATGGTCGGCGGCGATCAGGCGGTGTTCGACCGCATCAAGCCGCTGTTCGAGCTGATGGGCAAGAACATCACCCTGGTCGGGGGGGCGGGTGCCGGGCAGACCTGCAAGGTGGCCAACCAGATCATCGTGGCCCTGAACATCGCAGCGGTCAGCGAGGCCCTGGTGTTTGCGTCCAAGGCCGGTGCCGATCCCGCCAAGGTGCGTGAGGCGCTGATGGGCGGCTTCGCTTCCAGCCGCATCCTCGAAGTGCACGGCGAGCGCATGATCAAGCGCACCTTCAATCCCGGCTTCCGCATCGCCCTGCATCAGAAGGACCTGAACCTGGCACTGCAGAGCGCCAAGGCGATGAGCCTGGCCTTGCCCAACACCGCCAACACCGCGCAGCTGATGCAGACGGCCGCCGCGCAAGGCTGGGATCAGCTGGATCACTCTGCACTGGTGCGCGCCATCGAGCTGATGGGCCATCACGAGCTGGGCGACACCACGTCCTGA